From the genome of Spinacia oleracea cultivar Varoflay chromosome 2, BTI_SOV_V1, whole genome shotgun sequence, one region includes:
- the LOC110791517 gene encoding mitogen-activated protein kinase kinase 6, with product MKTKTPLKQLKLSLPAQETPITSFLSASGTFQDGDLMLNQKGLRLKSADKATRQSDAKELDFQVKLEDLETVKVIGKGSGGVVQLVRHKWVGKLFALKVIQMNIQEEIRKQIVQELKINQSSQCPHVVICYHSFYHNGAFSLVLEYMDRGSLADVIKQVNTILEPYLAVVCKQVLQGLVYLHNERHVIHRDMKPSNLLVNHKGEVKITDFGVSAMLASSMGQRDTFVGTYNYMSPERISGSSYDYSCDIWSLGLVMLECAIGRFPYIQSEDQQSAPSYFELLAAIVGSPAPCAPSDQFSPEFCSFISACIQKDPKDRGTSSDLLKHPFIKKFEDKDIDLGILVGSLEPPVNFPR from the exons ATGAAGACGAAGACGCCATTGAAGCAGCTCAAGCTCTCACTTCCTGCTCAAGAAACTCCCATTACTAGCTTCTT GAGTGCGAGTGGTACGTTTCAAGATGGTGATCTGATGCTAAACCAGAAAGGATTGCGCCTTAAATCTGCAGATAAAGCAACTCGT CAATCTGATGCCAAAGAGCTTGACTTTCAAGTTAAGCTGGAAGATCTTGAGACTGTTAAGGTCATTGGCAAGGGAAGTGGCGGAGTTGTTCAGCTTGTTCGGCATAAATGGGTTGGAAAACTATTTGCTCTGAAG GTCATCCAAATGAACATACAAGAGGAGATCCGTAAACAAATTGTGCAGGAGTTGAAAATTAATCAGTCATCTCAATGTCCTCATGTAGTTATATGCTACCATTCCTTTTACCACAATGGAGCATTCTCTCTTGTTCTAGAGTATATGGACCGTGGTTCTTTGGCAGATGTCATTAAACAAGTCAATACAATCCTTGAACCTTACCTTGCAGTTGTTTGCAAGCAG GTGTTACAAGGTCTTGTATACTTGCATAATGAAAGGCATGTCATACATAGGGATATGAAGCCTTCCAATCTGTTAGTAAATCACAAAGGAGAAGTAAAGATTACCGACTTTGGTGTTAGTGCAATGCTAGCTAGCTCAATGGGTCAACGTGACACATTTGTTGGGACCTACAACTACATGTCG CCAGAGAGAATTAGTGGAAGCTCTTACGACTATAGCTGCGACATTTGGAGTTTGGGTTTGGTTATGTTGGAGTGTGCCATTGGGCGCTTTCCCTACATACAATCTGAAGATCAGCAAAGTGCACCGAGCTATTTTGAGCTTTTAGCAGCAATTGTGGGAAGCCCAGCACCTTGTGCCCCATCAGATCAGTTTTCTCCAGAGTTTTGTTCCTTTATATCTGCCTG CATACAAAAGGACCCAAAGGACAGAGGGACATCTTCAGACCTTCTG AAACATCCTTTCATCAAAAAATTTGAAGACAAAGATATTGATTTGGGGATTTTGGTTGGCAGTTTAGAACCCCCTGTAAATTTTCCGAGATAA